A portion of the Lolium rigidum isolate FL_2022 chromosome 1, APGP_CSIRO_Lrig_0.1, whole genome shotgun sequence genome contains these proteins:
- the LOC124689733 gene encoding lysine histidine transporter 2-like, translating to MGTQASPENCTPPKDERTAREKAIDDWLPITSSRKAKWWYSAFHNVTAMVGAGVLSLPYAMSELGWGPGIAVMTLSWIITVYTLWQMVEMHEMVPGKRFDRYHELGQHAFGDKLGLWIVVPQQLLVEVSLNIVYMVTGGNSLKKFHDVICDGKCKDIKLTYFIMIFASVHFVLSQLPNFNSLSAISLAAAVMSLSYSTIAWGATLDKGKAPNVDYSLRASTTTGKVFGFLGGLGDMAFSYSGHNVVLEIQATIPSTPDRPSKKPMWRGVVVAYIIIAACYMPVAMIGYWAFGKDVDDNILITLNKPKWLIAMANMMVVLHVIGSYQVYAMPVFDMMESLLVKKMNFSPGLRLRLISRTLYVAFTMFVGITFPFFGGLLGFFGGIAFAPTTYFLPCIMWLIICKPKRFSLSWFSNWICIILGVILTIVAPIGGLRQIILSAKTYKFYS from the exons ATGGGGACGCAGGCGTCGCCGGAGAACTGCACGCCGCCAAAG GATGAGAGGACTGCCCGGGAGAAGGCAATCGACGACTGGCTTCCTATCACATCGTCGAGGAAAGCAAAGTGGTGGTACTCCGCCTTCCACAATGTCACCGCCATGGTTGGCGCTGGGGTGCTAAGCCTCCCCTACGCCATGTCCGAGCTCGGTTG GGGTCCCGGCATCGCGGTGATGACCTTGTCATGGATCATCACGGTGTACACTCTGTGGCAGATGGTGGAGATGCACGAGATGGTCCCCGGGAAGCGGTTCGACCGGTACCATGAGCTCGGGCAGCACGCCTTTGGTGATAAGCTCGGCCTCTGGATCGTGGTGCCGCAGCAGCTCCTCGTCGAGGTCAGCCTCAACATCGTGTACATGGTCACCGGTGGCAACTCGCTGAAGAAGTTCCACGACGTGATCTGTGACGGCAAGTGCAAGGACATCAAGCTCACGTACTTCATCATGATCTTCGCCTCCGTTCACTTCGTCTTGTCCCAGCTCCCAAACTTCAACTCCCTCTCCGCCATCTCCCTCGCTGCCGCCGTCATGTCACTCag CTACTCGAcgattgcttggggcgccaccttGGACAAGGGGAAGGCACCAAACGTGGACTACAGCTTGCGAGCGTCGACGACGACAGGGAAGGTGTTTGGCTTCCTCGGGGGCCTTGGTGACATGGCATTCTCCTACTCTGGTCACAACGTGGTGCTGGAGATCCAGGCCACTATTCCGTCCACGCCGGACAGGCCGTCCAAGAAGCCGATGTGGAGGGGCGTGGTGGTCGCCTACATCATCATCGCCGCCTGCTACATGCCAGTGGCTATGATCGGCTACTGGGCGTTCGGCAAGGACGTGGACGACAACATCCTCATCACCCTCAACAAGCCCAAGTGGCTCATCGCCATGGCCAACATGATGGTCGTGCTTCACGTCATCGGCAGCTACCAG GTTTATGCGATGCCGGTGTTCGACATGATGGAGTCGttgctggtgaagaagatgaactTCTCGCCAGGCCTGAGGCTACGTCTGATTTCCCGGACACTCTATGTTG CGTTCACGATGTTCGTGGGCATCACCTTCCCGTTCTTCGGTGGCCTCCTTGGGTTCTTTGGAGGGATCGCCTTTGCGCCGACGACCTATTTT CTTCCCTGCATCATGTGGCTCATCATCTGTAAGCCCAAGCGATTCAGCCTCTCATGGTTCAGCAACTGG ATTTGCATCATCCTTGGGGTGATTCTGACGATCGTGGCGCCCATCGGAGGGCTCAGGCAGATCATCCTTTCTGCCAAGACATACAAGTTCTATTCATAG